The genomic interval AAAGGCGCTATTCCAGATCTATATATCGCATGAAGAGGTTCCATAAAACCGTTTTCCCAGCGTGGAATAACAGCAAGATCGCAGTCGGATAAAGAATTAATCAGTAGGTTTATTCCCTCTCCGGAGATCAAAGGCATATCACCCGCAACCGCGATAACTTCCTTTATGCCCCTTTCAGCAAGTCCCTCAAGCAGAGAAGCGAGAGAAGGCAATATCCATCTTTCATTATCCTTTATTAAAGGAACGGAGCAATTGAAGGAAATCTTACTGTAAACTAAAACATCCAACCCTATAGCCCTTAGACGGCTTATAACGAGGTCAATCATGCGCAGGCCCGGTCTGACTTCTATAAAATGCTTTCCCGGAAACCTGCGCGACGTTCCGACGAAAACTACAGCCAGCAAAGAAGGAAAGCTTTTCTCTATTCCCTATTTAGCACCAAACTGCTCACAGGCATCCAACAGATATCTCAAATAAGCTACCGCGGGGCCTCCGCCCATAAGCCCTGCCACAAGCCCTGCTTCTATAATTTCCTGCTTGGTAGCTCCAGCTTCTATGGCATTCTTAACATGAAAGGCAATACAGAAGGGACAGTGAGCAGTTACAGCGAGAGCCACAGATATGAGCTCCTTCACTTTAGTCGATAGAGCTCCCTCCTTCTCTGCCTCATGAACGAACCCCATAAGAGCCTTAACATAGCTTGGATCAGCCTCCCCAGCTTTCTTCATGAGATCCATAAACTGCTCATAATACTTTTTCATGTCAATAGATAAATCACTCATCTTCATACCCCCTTACCTTTCGGCAC from Synergistota bacterium carries:
- a CDS encoding carboxymuconolactone decarboxylase family protein; this encodes MKKYYEQFMDLMKKAGEADPSYVKALMGFVHEAEKEGALSTKVKELISVALAVTAHCPFCIAFHVKNAIEAGATKQEIIEAGLVAGLMGGGPAVAYLRYLLDACEQFGAK
- a CDS encoding molybdenum cofactor guanylyltransferase; translated protein: MLAVVFVGTSRRFPGKHFIEVRPGLRMIDLVISRLRAIGLDVLVYSKISFNCSVPLIKDNERWILPSLASLLEGLAERGIKEVIAVAGDMPLISGEGINLLINSLSDCDLAVIPRWENGFMEPLHAIYRSGIAPFFKDALESGISSLHGAIERSPWVKFIEAELFPSEAFFNVNEPGDLIKLRSKLEKLP